A region of Pseudomonas putida DNA encodes the following proteins:
- a CDS encoding VOC family protein, whose product MTAKNTICLWYDNDAEEAANFYASIFPDSKVVAVHNAPSDYPSGKEGDVITVEFTVMGIPCVGLNGGKAFTHSEAFSFQVSTEDQAETDRLWDAIVSHGGEASVCGWCKDKWGLSWQICPRILIEAIANPDRAAAKRAFEAMMEMGKIDVAKIEAALKG is encoded by the coding sequence ATGACTGCCAAGAACACGATCTGCCTCTGGTACGACAATGACGCCGAGGAGGCGGCCAACTTCTACGCCAGCATCTTCCCCGACAGCAAGGTAGTGGCGGTGCACAACGCCCCCAGCGACTATCCGTCGGGCAAGGAAGGCGATGTGATTACCGTCGAATTCACGGTCATGGGCATCCCCTGTGTTGGGCTCAACGGGGGTAAGGCGTTCACCCATAGCGAAGCCTTCTCGTTTCAGGTCAGTACCGAGGACCAGGCCGAGACTGACCGGCTATGGGATGCCATCGTCAGCCATGGCGGCGAGGCCAGCGTTTGTGGCTGGTGCAAGGACAAATGGGGGCTGTCGTGGCAAATCTGCCCACGTATTCTGATCGAAGCCATCGCCAATCCCGATCGGGCTGCCGCCAAGCGGGCGTTCGAGGCCATGATGGAAATGGGCAAGATCGATGTCGCCAAGATCGAGGCGGCATTGAAGGGGTGA
- a CDS encoding ABC transporter permease, with protein MRKHVIHTGLGLVGLLGLLLVWWAGVALFGEADGLSARFSPEATLASLVELLGQGEVYGHVWVSLKRILIGLLLALLIGVPLGLLVGSYRHLEAATTPAFQFLRMISPLSWMPVVVMLMGVGDQPIYFLLAFAALWPILLNTAAGVRQLDPRWLQLSRSLSATRWETLCKVIVPGVIGHVLTGVRLAIGILWIVLVPCEMLGVSAGLGYFILDTRDRLAYSELMAMVLLIGVLGFMLDALARGLHRRWVHG; from the coding sequence ATGCGCAAGCATGTCATTCATACCGGCCTGGGCTTGGTCGGGCTGTTGGGGTTGCTGCTGGTGTGGTGGGCAGGCGTGGCGCTGTTTGGCGAGGCCGATGGCCTGTCGGCACGCTTCTCGCCCGAGGCCACCCTGGCCAGCCTGGTCGAGTTGCTGGGGCAGGGCGAGGTGTACGGCCACGTATGGGTCAGCCTCAAACGTATCCTGATCGGGCTGTTGCTGGCGCTGTTGATCGGCGTACCCCTCGGCTTGCTGGTCGGCAGCTACCGGCACCTGGAGGCGGCGACCACGCCGGCATTCCAGTTTTTGCGGATGATCTCGCCGCTGTCATGGATGCCGGTGGTGGTGATGCTGATGGGCGTGGGCGACCAGCCGATCTATTTCCTCCTGGCGTTTGCCGCGCTGTGGCCGATTCTACTCAACACTGCGGCAGGCGTGCGCCAGCTCGACCCGCGTTGGTTGCAACTGAGCCGCAGCTTGAGTGCCACCCGCTGGGAGACCTTGTGCAAGGTGATCGTGCCGGGGGTGATTGGCCATGTGCTGACGGGCGTGCGCCTGGCCATCGGCATCCTCTGGATCGTGCTGGTGCCGTGCGAGATGCTGGGGGTGAGTGCGGGGTTGGGGTATTTCATCCTCGACACCCGTGACCGGCTGGCGTATTCGGAACTGATGGCGATGGTGCTGCTGATCGGGGTGTTGGGGTTCATGCTCGATGCCCTGGCGCGCGGTTTGCATCGGCGTTGGGTGCATGGCTGA
- a CDS encoding tautomerase family protein gives MPYVHIRVTDEGVTAEHKRQLIEGTTRMLEQVLGKPPASTFVVIEEVPTDNWGVGGETVTARRRREHR, from the coding sequence ATGCCTTACGTACATATCCGCGTGACCGACGAAGGGGTGACCGCCGAACACAAACGCCAGCTGATCGAGGGCACTACCCGGATGCTGGAGCAGGTACTGGGCAAGCCGCCGGCCAGTACCTTCGTGGTGATCGAGGAGGTGCCGACCGATAACTGGGGGGTGGGGGGCGAGACGGTGACTGCGCGGCGCAGGCGCGAGCACAGATAG
- the proW gene encoding glycine betaine/L-proline ABC transporter permease ProW, whose amino-acid sequence MSEFSLLDPFQAATIPLGDWVTATLNFLVHNFREVFRAIRWPIDQVLNGIEFTLQSIPPTIGILLSSLLGWQLAGKRMALLCFVTLTLLGLIGVWSESMTTLALVLTSVFFCAVIGIPLGIVCARSNRLESIIRPVLDAMQTLPAFVYLVPVVMLFGIGNVPGVLVTIVFALPPLVRLTNLGIRQVPEDKIEAARAFGCTPRQMLTRVQLPLATSTIMAGLNQTLMLSLSMVVIASMISVGGLGQMVLRGIGRLDMGLATVGGVGLVLLAIFLDRLTQAMGARTSADPSLRWYHTGPVGVVLRLFGAAQPQGRRKAA is encoded by the coding sequence ATGTCCGAATTCAGTCTGCTTGACCCGTTCCAGGCGGCCACCATCCCCCTGGGCGACTGGGTCACCGCGACGCTCAACTTCCTCGTGCATAACTTCCGCGAGGTGTTCCGCGCCATCCGCTGGCCGATCGACCAGGTGCTCAACGGCATCGAGTTCACCCTGCAGAGCATTCCACCGACCATCGGCATCCTGCTGTCTTCGTTGCTTGGCTGGCAGCTGGCGGGCAAGCGCATGGCGCTGCTGTGCTTCGTCACCCTGACCCTGCTGGGCTTGATCGGCGTGTGGTCGGAGTCGATGACCACCCTGGCGCTGGTGCTCACCTCAGTGTTCTTCTGCGCGGTGATCGGCATCCCGCTGGGCATCGTCTGCGCCCGCAGCAACCGCCTGGAAAGCATCATCCGCCCGGTGCTCGACGCGATGCAGACGCTGCCGGCGTTCGTCTACCTGGTGCCGGTGGTGATGCTGTTCGGCATCGGCAACGTGCCGGGCGTGCTGGTGACCATCGTGTTTGCCCTGCCGCCGCTGGTGCGCCTGACCAACCTGGGGATCCGCCAGGTGCCGGAAGACAAGATCGAAGCGGCGCGCGCCTTTGGCTGCACGCCGCGGCAGATGCTGACCCGTGTGCAACTGCCGCTGGCCACCTCGACCATCATGGCCGGGCTCAACCAGACCCTGATGCTGTCGCTGTCGATGGTGGTGATCGCCTCGATGATCTCGGTGGGTGGCCTGGGCCAGATGGTGCTGCGCGGCATCGGCCGGCTGGACATGGGCCTGGCCACGGTCGGCGGGGTGGGGCTGGTGCTGCTGGCGATTTTCCTCGACCGCCTGACCCAGGCTATGGGCGCGCGCACCAGCGCCGACCCGAGCCTGCGCTGGTACCACACTGGGCCCGTGGGCGTGGTACTGCGCCTGTTTGGCGCGGCGCAGCCACAAGGGCGGCGCAAGGCTGCCTGA
- a CDS encoding TIGR04211 family SH3 domain-containing protein, which translates to MPDSRPTFSVLPALRGGLIAALVALAAPVHAEEPASDARWVSDSLSTYVRSGPTDGHRIVGTLKSGQKLTLVTSQGNYSQVRGQNGDLVWILSSDLQAVPGQGERLPQLDAQVADLSGQLKSIDDSWKTRVQGMQETLDSRKQLIDELQARNQALNEQLDQSQSTLRDTQARLGDENKQVMMRYMVYGGSIAGAGLLVGLILPALTRGRKKNDRWF; encoded by the coding sequence ATGCCCGATTCCCGCCCCACATTCTCCGTCCTCCCAGCCCTGCGCGGCGGCCTGATCGCAGCCTTGGTGGCCCTCGCCGCCCCTGTGCATGCCGAAGAGCCCGCCAGCGATGCGCGCTGGGTCAGCGACAGCCTGAGCACCTACGTGCGCAGCGGCCCGACCGATGGCCATCGAATCGTCGGCACCCTCAAGTCCGGGCAGAAACTGACCCTGGTCACCAGCCAGGGCAACTACAGCCAGGTGCGTGGGCAGAATGGCGACCTGGTGTGGATCCTGAGCAGCGACTTGCAGGCGGTGCCGGGCCAGGGCGAACGCCTGCCGCAGCTCGATGCCCAGGTAGCGGACCTGTCCGGGCAGCTCAAGAGCATCGATGACAGCTGGAAAACCCGTGTGCAGGGCATGCAGGAAACACTGGATTCGCGCAAGCAACTGATCGACGAACTGCAAGCACGCAACCAGGCGCTGAACGAACAGCTCGACCAGAGCCAGTCGACCCTGCGCGATACCCAGGCCCGCCTTGGGGATGAGAACAAACAGGTGATGATGCGCTACATGGTGTACGGCGGCAGTATTGCTGGCGCGGGTCTGCTGGTGGGGTTGATATTGCCGGCGCTGACGCGTGGGCGGAAGAAGAACGACCGCTGGTTCTGA
- the argC gene encoding N-acetyl-gamma-glutamyl-phosphate reductase, protein MHTPVVFIDGDQGTTGLQIHARLHGRNDLRLLTLPEAERKNPQRRAEAINSADIAVLCLPDDAAREAVAAIHNPQVRVIDASSAHRTSPGWVYGLPELDEQQAARIAHSKRVSNPGCYPTGAIALLRPLISAGLLPADYPLSIHAISGYSGGGRAAVERHEQPTAEKTPTLQLYGLELAHKHVPEIQQHAGLSARPVFMPGYGAYRQGIVLSIPLQLRLLPGQVSAEQLHACLQQHYQGARHVQLMPLHQHGPAAALDPEALNDSNDLRLALYANPEHGQVLLTAVFDNLGKGASGAAVQNLDLMLAALQAQG, encoded by the coding sequence ATGCACACCCCTGTTGTCTTCATCGACGGTGACCAAGGCACCACTGGCCTGCAGATTCACGCCCGCCTGCACGGGCGTAACGACTTGCGCCTGCTGACCCTGCCCGAGGCCGAGCGGAAAAACCCGCAACGCCGCGCCGAAGCGATCAACAGCGCCGACATCGCCGTGCTCTGCCTGCCCGATGACGCCGCACGCGAGGCCGTAGCAGCGATCCACAACCCGCAGGTACGGGTCATCGATGCCAGCTCCGCCCACCGCACCAGCCCAGGCTGGGTCTATGGCCTGCCGGAGCTGGACGAGCAGCAAGCCGCGCGTATCGCCCATAGCAAACGCGTCAGTAACCCCGGCTGCTACCCAACCGGCGCGATTGCCCTGCTGCGCCCGCTGATCAGCGCCGGGCTGCTGCCGGCGGATTACCCACTGAGCATTCATGCCATCTCGGGGTACTCCGGCGGCGGCCGCGCTGCAGTCGAACGCCATGAGCAGCCGACTGCCGAGAAAACCCCGACCCTGCAGTTGTATGGCCTGGAGCTGGCACACAAGCATGTACCGGAGATTCAGCAGCACGCCGGGCTGTCGGCACGGCCGGTGTTCATGCCCGGTTACGGCGCCTATCGCCAGGGCATCGTCCTCAGCATCCCGCTGCAGTTGCGCCTGCTGCCCGGCCAGGTCAGCGCCGAGCAACTGCACGCCTGCCTGCAACAGCACTACCAAGGGGCACGCCACGTGCAACTGATGCCCTTGCACCAGCACGGCCCGGCCGCTGCGCTCGACCCCGAGGCCTTGAACGACAGCAACGACCTGCGCCTGGCGCTGTACGCCAACCCGGAGCATGGCCAGGTGCTGCTGACCGCCGTCTTCGACAACCTTGGCAAAGGCGCCTCCGGGGCGGCGGTGCAAAACCTCGACCTGATGCTTGCTGCGCTACAGGCGCAAGGCTGA
- a CDS encoding ABC transporter substrate-binding protein, whose translation MCMDDCCSASSRRDFLKLGAMLTAAGALPLLSSLQARAASEPDAPVRIGYLPITDATPLLVAHNNGLFEAEGIKAERPVLLRSWAQVIEAFISGQVNVIHLLSPMTVWARYASKVPAKVVAWNHVGGSGLTVAPDITDMKQLGGKTVAIPFWYSIHNVVLQQMLNDNGLTPVSRPANGQLAANEVNLLVLPPSDMPPALASKRIAGYIVAEPFNALAENLKVGRVQRFTGDVWRNHACCVVFMHEHDLNNRPEWSQKVVNAIVKAQQWTRDHRAEAAALLSKAGPNKYTPHEPAVLSKVLAPAAEDRAGYIASGAIQHQQWDEKRIDFQPYPFPSYTEELIKRLQRTLIEGDSGFLAGLDPAHTARDLVDDRFVRNAIAAVGGPSVFGIADSFERSEEFAV comes from the coding sequence ATGTGCATGGATGACTGCTGTTCCGCTTCTTCGCGCCGTGACTTCCTCAAGCTTGGCGCCATGCTCACTGCGGCCGGTGCGTTGCCGCTGCTGTCGAGCCTGCAGGCCCGCGCGGCGTCCGAGCCGGACGCGCCGGTGCGCATCGGCTATCTGCCGATCACCGACGCCACGCCGTTGCTGGTGGCGCACAACAATGGCCTGTTCGAGGCCGAAGGTATCAAGGCCGAGCGCCCGGTGCTGCTGCGCAGTTGGGCGCAGGTGATCGAGGCGTTCATTTCGGGCCAGGTCAACGTCATCCACTTGCTCTCGCCAATGACCGTGTGGGCACGCTACGCCAGCAAGGTGCCGGCCAAGGTCGTGGCCTGGAACCATGTCGGCGGTTCGGGTCTGACCGTGGCGCCGGACATCACCGACATGAAGCAATTGGGCGGCAAGACAGTGGCCATCCCGTTCTGGTATTCGATCCACAACGTGGTGCTTCAACAGATGCTCAACGACAACGGCCTTACCCCGGTGTCGAGGCCTGCCAATGGGCAGCTTGCGGCCAACGAGGTCAACCTGCTGGTGCTGCCACCGTCCGACATGCCGCCGGCGTTGGCCAGCAAGCGTATCGCCGGCTATATCGTCGCCGAGCCTTTCAACGCCTTGGCCGAGAACCTCAAGGTTGGTCGCGTGCAGCGGTTTACGGGCGATGTGTGGCGCAACCACGCCTGCTGCGTGGTGTTCATGCACGAGCACGACCTCAACAACCGCCCGGAGTGGTCGCAGAAGGTGGTCAACGCCATCGTCAAGGCTCAGCAGTGGACGCGCGACCACCGCGCCGAAGCCGCCGCGCTGCTGTCCAAGGCCGGCCCCAACAAGTACACCCCGCACGAACCTGCGGTGCTGAGCAAAGTCCTGGCCCCGGCTGCCGAGGACCGCGCCGGCTATATCGCCAGTGGCGCGATCCAGCATCAGCAGTGGGACGAAAAGCGTATCGATTTCCAGCCATACCCGTTCCCCAGTTATACCGAGGAACTGATCAAGCGCCTGCAGCGCACCCTGATCGAGGGCGACAGTGGTTTTCTGGCTGGCCTGGACCCGGCGCACACCGCCCGCGACCTGGTCGACGACCGCTTTGTGCGCAACGCCATCGCCGCCGTTGGCGGGCCGTCAGTGTTCGGCATTGCCGACAGCTTCGAGCGTAGCGAGGAGTTCGCGGTCTGA
- a CDS encoding GNAT family N-acetyltransferase translates to MFILSRLDSVPPESFQNQIRELVINHVGELSSVAILADNPLYPLYQYGVGMEVHQYLQAMDGTRGLSVTLTLALDADAPDQLLGFALALPADDDQHTCALAFLAVRASHRRQGIARALLGDLQARHACVELNTFAGQVPWFEAMGMQVVAANGPQVLMSSTGQASGALIGRLDIGPIYQTTEVHQIHTYLLNQQGEDAMIEAEQMRDERLDELAIQAQECVRQRKTVH, encoded by the coding sequence ATGTTCATCCTGAGCCGCCTCGACAGCGTGCCGCCCGAGTCTTTCCAAAACCAGATCCGTGAGCTGGTGATCAACCACGTCGGCGAGTTGAGCAGCGTCGCCATTCTGGCCGACAACCCGCTGTATCCGCTGTACCAGTACGGCGTCGGCATGGAGGTGCATCAGTACCTGCAGGCCATGGACGGTACGCGCGGCCTGTCGGTGACGCTGACCTTGGCGCTGGATGCCGATGCCCCTGACCAGTTGCTCGGCTTCGCCCTGGCGTTGCCGGCCGATGACGATCAGCACACCTGCGCGCTGGCTTTTCTCGCGGTGCGCGCCAGCCACCGCCGCCAAGGGATCGCCCGCGCCTTGTTAGGCGACCTGCAGGCGCGCCATGCCTGCGTCGAATTGAACACCTTTGCCGGCCAGGTGCCGTGGTTTGAAGCGATGGGCATGCAGGTGGTGGCGGCCAATGGGCCACAGGTGCTGATGAGCAGCACCGGGCAGGCCAGCGGCGCGTTGATTGGCCGGCTGGATATCGGGCCGATCTACCAGACCACCGAAGTGCACCAGATCCATACCTACCTGCTCAACCAGCAGGGCGAGGACGCGATGATCGAGGCCGAGCAGATGCGCGACGAGCGGCTGGACGAACTGGCGATACAGGCGCAGGAATGTGTACGGCAGCGCAAGACCGTGCACTGA
- a CDS encoding glycine betaine/L-proline ABC transporter ATP-binding protein: MSHADEILSVNHIFKVFGPNPNMAMEMLRKGADKNEIFSKTGHVVGVFDASFSVKRGEIFVIMGLSGSGKSTMVRLFNRLIEPTSGSIHLNGREITGLSDKALLDVRRKEMGMVFQSFALMPHMSVLQNTAFGLEIAGVAEAERHSRAREALSQVGLAGHEHSYPHQLSGGMQQRVGLARALANDPTILLMDEAFSALDPLIRNEMQGELMRLQAEQQRTIIFISHDIEEAIRIGHRIAIMEGGRVVQIGTPQELINQPANDYVRAFFKTFNSRCQCSSLATSAPLQSLSRH; the protein is encoded by the coding sequence ATGAGCCATGCCGATGAGATTCTTTCGGTAAACCATATCTTCAAAGTGTTCGGCCCCAACCCGAACATGGCCATGGAGATGCTCCGCAAGGGCGCCGACAAGAACGAAATCTTCAGCAAGACCGGCCACGTCGTCGGCGTGTTCGATGCAAGCTTTTCCGTCAAACGTGGCGAGATCTTCGTCATCATGGGCCTGTCGGGCTCGGGCAAGTCGACCATGGTGCGGCTGTTCAACCGCCTGATCGAGCCCACCTCCGGCAGCATCCACCTCAACGGCCGCGAAATCACCGGCCTGTCCGATAAAGCCCTGCTCGATGTGCGCCGCAAGGAAATGGGCATGGTATTCCAGTCCTTTGCCCTGATGCCGCACATGAGCGTGCTGCAGAACACCGCCTTCGGCCTGGAAATCGCCGGCGTCGCCGAAGCCGAGCGCCATAGCCGTGCCCGCGAGGCGTTGAGCCAGGTTGGCCTGGCCGGCCACGAGCACAGCTACCCGCACCAGCTGTCCGGTGGCATGCAGCAGCGCGTGGGCCTGGCCCGGGCGCTGGCCAACGACCCAACCATCCTGTTGATGGACGAAGCCTTCTCGGCCCTCGACCCGCTGATCCGCAACGAAATGCAGGGCGAACTGATGCGCCTGCAGGCCGAACAGCAGCGCACCATCATTTTCATTTCCCACGACATCGAGGAAGCCATCCGCATCGGCCATCGCATTGCGATCATGGAGGGCGGCCGGGTGGTGCAGATCGGCACCCCGCAAGAGCTGATCAACCAGCCGGCCAACGACTACGTGCGCGCGTTCTTCAAGACCTTCAACAGCCGCTGCCAGTGTTCCAGCCTGGCCACCAGCGCGCCCTTGCAGTCCCTGAGCCGCCACTGA
- a CDS encoding LysR family transcriptional regulator has product MTRHFDDLQLGSLELFCLAADSGSFTAAATEAGVTPAAVSRSVARLEERLGVRLFVRTTRQMRLSEAGQAYYQQCRQALGQLVEAERQVAGGQVEPSGRLRISAPTPYAHHRLLPLLPRFRERYPKVQVDVHVSNRNVDFADEHYDLAIRGREPADSRLVARRLEDAELVVVATPAYLAQAGTPQAPEDLQYHECIQFELPSSGRRPPWSFRQEGRLVEIETLGGLTCLGDFLATTTLVRHGGGLMQAYRFTVQDALASGELVEVLGAFGGTSRPFMLIYPQARHMPLRVRVFIDYLFEASLPLG; this is encoded by the coding sequence ATGACCCGCCATTTCGATGATCTGCAATTGGGCAGTCTGGAATTGTTCTGCCTAGCCGCCGACAGCGGCAGTTTTACCGCGGCCGCTACCGAGGCGGGGGTCACACCGGCGGCTGTGAGCCGCAGCGTGGCGCGTCTTGAAGAGCGGTTGGGTGTGCGATTGTTTGTGCGTACCACCCGGCAGATGCGCCTGTCCGAGGCCGGTCAGGCCTATTACCAGCAATGCCGGCAGGCGCTGGGGCAACTGGTCGAAGCCGAGCGCCAGGTGGCGGGTGGGCAGGTCGAGCCGAGCGGGCGCCTGCGCATCAGCGCACCCACGCCGTATGCCCATCATCGGTTGTTGCCGTTGCTGCCGCGTTTTCGCGAGCGCTACCCGAAGGTGCAGGTGGATGTGCATGTCAGCAACCGCAACGTCGATTTTGCCGACGAGCACTACGACCTTGCCATCCGTGGCCGTGAACCAGCCGATTCGCGCCTGGTGGCCCGCCGCCTGGAGGATGCCGAGCTGGTGGTGGTGGCTACGCCGGCGTACCTGGCCCAGGCTGGCACGCCGCAAGCCCCGGAAGACTTGCAGTACCACGAGTGCATCCAGTTCGAACTCCCCAGCAGTGGCCGTCGCCCGCCATGGAGCTTTCGTCAGGAAGGCCGCCTGGTGGAAATCGAAACGCTGGGCGGGCTCACCTGCCTGGGCGACTTTCTTGCCACTACCACGCTGGTGCGCCACGGTGGCGGGTTGATGCAGGCCTATCGCTTTACCGTGCAGGACGCATTGGCCAGCGGCGAATTGGTAGAAGTGCTGGGCGCGTTCGGCGGTACTTCGCGGCCGTTCATGCTGATCTACCCCCAGGCACGGCACATGCCGTTGCGGGTACGGGTGTTCATTGACTATCTGTTTGAAGCCAGCTTACCGCTGGGCTGA
- a CDS encoding SDR family NAD(P)-dependent oxidoreductase: MSSPRTVIITGASSGLGFALAEAFLERGDNVVGNARSEPRLAQAAARLGNPQRFIGVVGDIAEADTAKRLFAAALQAFGGVDILINNAGVFIPKPFTEYTEADVEALVGTNLKGFFYPAQAAARIMAEQGHGHIIAITASIALQPDTRVPALLPVLVKGGLNQAVKGLALELAASGVQVNAVAPGIIDTPLHGGNAQGLGALSPSGRTGTPQDVVDAVLYLTDARFVSGVILPVDGGSTAGTWH; this comes from the coding sequence ATGAGCAGCCCAAGAACCGTCATTATTACCGGGGCTTCCAGCGGCCTGGGCTTCGCCCTCGCCGAGGCCTTTCTCGAGCGTGGCGACAACGTAGTCGGCAACGCCCGAAGTGAGCCTCGCCTGGCACAAGCGGCCGCCCGCCTCGGCAACCCACAGCGCTTCATCGGCGTGGTGGGCGACATTGCCGAAGCCGACACCGCGAAACGGCTGTTTGCCGCCGCCTTGCAGGCATTTGGTGGGGTGGACATTCTGATCAACAACGCCGGGGTCTTCATTCCCAAGCCGTTTACCGAGTACACCGAAGCAGACGTAGAGGCACTGGTCGGCACCAACCTCAAAGGCTTCTTCTACCCCGCTCAAGCGGCGGCGCGGATCATGGCCGAACAAGGGCACGGGCATATCATCGCCATTACAGCCTCCATCGCGCTGCAGCCAGACACCCGCGTGCCGGCGTTGCTGCCGGTGCTGGTCAAAGGCGGCCTGAACCAGGCGGTCAAAGGCCTGGCGCTGGAGTTGGCAGCCAGCGGCGTACAGGTCAACGCAGTGGCCCCCGGGATCATCGACACCCCCTTGCACGGCGGCAATGCCCAGGGGTTGGGCGCGCTGTCCCCAAGCGGCCGAACCGGTACCCCCCAGGATGTAGTGGACGCGGTGCTCTACCTGACCGACGCGCGCTTCGTCAGCGGTGTGATTCTGCCCGTGGATGGCGGTAGCACCGCTGGCACCTGGCACTGA
- a CDS encoding LysR family transcriptional regulator, with protein MREISLDRLRTLVEITDLGSFAEAARRLNLAPPTISLHVAELEARVGAPLLTRNRGQVRPTAIGETLLARARRLLADADLALDEVRRQVEGLTGRVRLGASTGAIAHLLPKALEHLRVAHPGIDVQVQVLTSQASLAQLREGALDIGLVALPQVAGKGLKITPWRRDPILAYVPADWQPPAKVTPAWLAQRALILNDSSTQLSRVTGEWFAAAGLFPEPRIELNYNDAIKSLVGAGYGATLLPQEGDAPELDPRIARRPLRPGLWRQLGVACREGQAERATAYVLEALERLL; from the coding sequence ATGCGCGAAATCAGCCTCGATCGCCTCCGCACGCTGGTCGAAATCACCGACCTGGGCTCTTTTGCCGAGGCCGCCCGCCGTCTCAACCTGGCCCCGCCCACCATCAGCCTGCATGTGGCCGAACTGGAGGCGCGGGTTGGCGCGCCCTTGCTCACTCGCAACCGTGGGCAGGTTCGCCCCACGGCCATCGGTGAAACCCTGTTGGCCCGAGCCCGGCGCCTGCTGGCCGATGCCGATCTGGCCCTGGATGAGGTGCGCCGTCAGGTCGAGGGCCTGACCGGCCGCGTACGCCTGGGCGCCTCGACCGGCGCCATCGCCCATTTGCTGCCCAAGGCACTGGAGCACTTGCGTGTGGCGCATCCGGGGATCGACGTGCAGGTGCAGGTGCTGACCTCCCAGGCTTCGCTGGCGCAGTTGCGCGAGGGGGCGCTGGACATTGGCCTGGTGGCCTTGCCGCAAGTCGCGGGCAAAGGGCTCAAGATCACACCGTGGCGACGGGACCCAATATTGGCCTATGTGCCGGCCGACTGGCAGCCACCGGCCAAGGTCACGCCGGCATGGCTGGCGCAGCGGGCGCTGATTCTCAATGACAGCAGCACGCAGTTGTCGCGGGTGACGGGGGAATGGTTCGCCGCAGCGGGGTTGTTCCCCGAACCACGCATCGAGCTGAACTACAACGATGCGATCAAGAGCCTGGTTGGGGCCGGCTACGGCGCGACGTTGCTGCCGCAGGAGGGCGACGCGCCCGAGCTGGACCCACGCATCGCCCGCCGGCCGTTGCGTCCGGGGTTGTGGCGGCAACTGGGGGTCGCCTGCCGCGAAGGGCAGGCCGAGCGTGCCACGGCGTATGTGCTGGAGGCTCTGGAACGGTTGTTGTAG
- the proX gene encoding glycine betaine/L-proline ABC transporter substrate-binding protein ProX, giving the protein MCKSPFARRLLQSTCALALSVMCLGASASTDKPGEGVKITPSFPSVDEERFRGEIAMQGLRELGYNVQKPKETEYATMILAVGYGDADFSVNLWDKLHASFYEKAGGDQNMVKAGDIMPGVLQGYLIDKKTADQYHIKYITDLKKPELAKLFDTDGDGKADLTGCNPGWGCELVIAHHMKAYDLDDSVHVNQGSYFALMADTITRFKESKPVLYYTWVPQWVAGVMVEGRDVVWLQVPQTDLPGGNNSVDTTFDGKNLGFAVDKVEAVLNREFAEKNPAALKFLSQVQISAADESAQNLKMQNGEKNLSDIQRHAQQWIAAHRQQFDQWLQAARATAVQASN; this is encoded by the coding sequence ATGTGCAAGTCCCCGTTCGCCCGTCGTTTGCTTCAGTCCACCTGCGCCCTGGCGCTTAGCGTAATGTGCCTGGGTGCCAGTGCATCCACCGACAAGCCGGGGGAGGGGGTGAAGATAACCCCGTCGTTCCCATCGGTCGATGAAGAGCGTTTCCGTGGCGAAATCGCCATGCAGGGCCTGCGAGAGTTGGGCTACAACGTGCAAAAGCCCAAGGAGACCGAATACGCCACGATGATACTGGCGGTCGGCTACGGCGATGCCGACTTCAGCGTCAACCTGTGGGACAAACTGCACGCCAGCTTCTACGAGAAGGCCGGTGGCGACCAGAACATGGTCAAGGCTGGCGACATCATGCCCGGCGTGCTGCAAGGCTACTTGATCGACAAGAAGACCGCCGATCAATACCACATCAAATACATCACCGACCTGAAAAAGCCCGAGCTTGCCAAGCTGTTCGACACCGATGGCGACGGCAAGGCCGACCTCACCGGTTGCAACCCCGGCTGGGGCTGCGAACTGGTCATTGCCCACCACATGAAGGCCTATGACCTGGACGACAGCGTGCACGTCAACCAAGGGTCTTACTTCGCCTTGATGGCCGACACCATCACCCGCTTCAAGGAAAGTAAACCCGTGCTCTATTACACCTGGGTACCCCAGTGGGTGGCCGGTGTGATGGTGGAGGGGCGCGACGTGGTGTGGCTGCAGGTGCCCCAGACGGACCTGCCGGGCGGTAACAACAGCGTTGATACCACGTTCGACGGCAAGAACCTGGGCTTTGCGGTGGACAAGGTGGAGGCGGTGCTAAACCGTGAGTTTGCCGAGAAGAACCCGGCGGCGCTGAAGTTCTTGTCGCAGGTGCAGATCAGCGCGGCGGACGAGAGTGCGCAGAACCTCAAGATGCAAAACGGCGAGAAGAACCTGAGCGACATCCAACGCCACGCCCAGCAATGGATTGCGGCGCACCGCCAGCAGTTCGATCAGTGGTTGCAGGCGGCGCGGGCAACAGCGGTGCAAGCCAGCAACTAG